A region of the Marinitoga hydrogenitolerans DSM 16785 genome:
CACTATTTTTTTTACCCTATTATCCTTTCTGTTTTTTCTATTTCACTTACGTCATGACTGGCTAATATTATCGTTTTTCCTTTTTGCGACAATTCTTCCATTATTTCATATATTTTTATTAAGGTTTAGTCTATTTTTCATCCAAATTAAGAATTAAATCCACATTTTTTACTTATATTAAAAGCCCTGAAAACCTTTTTTACGCGATTTTTTTTCTAAAATTTTGAATGTAATAATTCCGCTTATTAAATATACTATCGATATTATAGTCAATATTATATATTCTGAATTAATCTCTAAAATTGTATTTGTATTCATTAATAAATGTCTCATTAAGTCTAATCCCCAACTAAATGGGAAAAGATAAGAAAAAATTTTTAAAAAATTTGGTAAAACAGTTATTGGAAAAAACATACCTCCTAATAATGGTGCTGCATTTCCTATTAAACTTACTAATTCATCACCATCTTTAAATAGTAATGTAATACCAAAAAAGAAAAATACAAAACCAAATGATGCTAACATTGATATAACGAATACACCTACTGATACTATAAAATTCATAAAATTAAGTGTTGTTAAATTAAATAAAATAGATAATATTATTATTGGAATTGATTCTAAAGTAACTTTTAATATACCTAATACTGACCATCCAAAAATATATCCAAAAGGATTAATTGGCATTAAAAATATTTCTTCTAACTGACCTATTCTCATATAATGCCTTAATGTAAATATAACACCCCATAACACTTCAATATAATTCCAATATGCTGCTCCAATTAAAATGTACCCAAATATATTTTTAGTATTTGTATTTCCATAAAAAAATTGAACCAATCCACTTTTTTCCCCAAAATAAAAAAGCAAAAATACTGGTAATATAGTCAATAATGGTGTGAAAAATGCACCATACCAGTCTATTTTATATTTTTTTGCTGTTAAAAAATTTGCTTTTGCGAGATATAGACTGTTTACCATGTTTCCCACTCGCCTTTTTTCCGTGTATAGTTTTCCACTTTTTTTAACATTATTATTCCTATAACAAGATATAAAAAACTTATTATCGTTAATATTAGAAGCATATATAAATTTTTATTATCAATACTTCCAGTTTGAATTATATTTCTTCCTATAGATATTAAGTAAGTTAGTGGGATTATATATGATATTGCTTTTATATATATAGGATAGTAATTTACAGGACTGGTCATTCCAGAAAGAAGCCCTATAAAATACTGAAGTGTATAATTAATACTACCTATTTTCTTTTTCCATAATGCTAATGCTGCAAAAAATATGGAAAAAAACGTTATATATAATCCACTTATAGATAAAAGAACAAATATCCATAAGCTAAATTTTGTTGTTATTCCAGAAAGCGCAAAGAAAATAAGGGTAAATAAAGTAATATAAATATTAGTTAAAAATGTATCAATTCCTTTGGAAAAGAGAAATTTTAAAGATGAAACAGGGGATATTATTATGGAAATTAAAGTTCCTTCAGATCTTTCTTCTCCAAATCCATCACCTACTCCCCAAAAATATTGATTTAACCAGTACCACAATAGCGTTCCTATTAATATACTTTCTGAAAAATTTACTTTTCCAAATAACTTTGATGTAAAAATATATGGTCCTATCATAAAAAATGGAGTTAATGCCATATTTATCCATACAAATTTATATTTTTTTCTTATCAGCCAGTCTTTTTTTATAAGATACATTATATCCTTCATACAGATTCCTCACTTTTGATGATATCTCTAAAATAATCATAAATATTTTTATTTTCTTCTTTTATATCTCCAAACTTTGTTGTTAATTTGAGAGATCCATCTTTTAAAAAATATATATCCGTATTTTTTGAAAAACCATGGAGAATATGGCTAATCATAAATATCGTTAATCCTTCTTTGTTTAACTCATTTAA
Encoded here:
- a CDS encoding ABC transporter permease; its protein translation is MVNSLYLAKANFLTAKKYKIDWYGAFFTPLLTILPVFLLFYFGEKSGLVQFFYGNTNTKNIFGYILIGAAYWNYIEVLWGVIFTLRHYMRIGQLEEIFLMPINPFGYIFGWSVLGILKVTLESIPIIILSILFNLTTLNFMNFIVSVGVFVISMLASFGFVFFFFGITLLFKDGDELVSLIGNAAPLLGGMFFPITVLPNFLKIFSYLFPFSWGLDLMRHLLMNTNTILEINSEYIILTIISIVYLISGIITFKILEKKSRKKGFQGF
- a CDS encoding ABC transporter permease: MKDIMYLIKKDWLIRKKYKFVWINMALTPFFMIGPYIFTSKLFGKVNFSESILIGTLLWYWLNQYFWGVGDGFGEERSEGTLISIIISPVSSLKFLFSKGIDTFLTNIYITLFTLIFFALSGITTKFSLWIFVLLSISGLYITFFSIFFAALALWKKKIGSINYTLQYFIGLLSGMTSPVNYYPIYIKAISYIIPLTYLISIGRNIIQTGSIDNKNLYMLLILTIISFLYLVIGIIMLKKVENYTRKKGEWETW